Proteins from a single region of Streptomyces spectabilis:
- a CDS encoding LLM class flavin-dependent oxidoreductase: MRLGSFVLAAQFPGQGHGEALHRAVRSAEVAEEAGLDSVWLAEHHFVPYGTCPSAITLAALLLGRTRRLRVGTAVTVLPTAHPVALGEQAALLHLTTGGRFTLGVGRGGPWVDLEVFGSGIEAYEKGFPESLDLLLRWLSGEPRVGGPGGRFDFRDVAVVPRLQRVGTPEPPHAPEVVVACTSPSSVRLAAARGLPMLLGMHVGDEEKAEMVALWNRHARAAGRTPDEIAAAAHVSAGVVQVADRRVEAAETLTKAMPGWLRQGLEAHVTVDGRVRAMRDPLAYTELLCAIHPVGTPQVCVDRITATAERTGITRFAFLVEGSGDLTTTEDNVRRLGTEVLPQLT, from the coding sequence ATGCGCTTAGGAAGCTTTGTGCTGGCCGCCCAGTTCCCGGGCCAGGGCCATGGGGAGGCGCTGCACCGCGCGGTGCGCTCCGCCGAGGTGGCCGAGGAGGCGGGCCTCGACAGCGTCTGGCTCGCCGAGCACCACTTCGTGCCGTACGGCACGTGTCCGTCCGCGATCACACTCGCGGCCCTGCTGCTCGGCCGGACCCGGCGCCTGCGCGTCGGCACCGCCGTGACCGTGCTGCCCACCGCCCATCCGGTGGCGCTCGGCGAGCAGGCCGCGCTGCTGCACCTCACCACCGGCGGCCGCTTCACGCTCGGCGTGGGGCGCGGCGGCCCCTGGGTCGACCTGGAGGTCTTCGGCTCCGGGATCGAGGCGTACGAGAAGGGGTTCCCGGAATCCCTCGACCTGCTGCTCCGCTGGCTGAGCGGGGAGCCGCGGGTCGGCGGCCCCGGCGGCCGCTTCGACTTCCGTGACGTCGCGGTGGTGCCGCGTCTCCAGCGCGTCGGCACACCGGAACCGCCGCACGCCCCCGAGGTGGTCGTGGCCTGCACCTCGCCGTCGAGCGTCCGTCTCGCCGCGGCCCGCGGTCTGCCGATGCTGCTCGGCATGCACGTGGGCGACGAGGAGAAGGCCGAAATGGTGGCGTTGTGGAACCGGCACGCGCGCGCCGCCGGGCGCACGCCGGACGAGATCGCGGCCGCCGCCCATGTCTCGGCGGGTGTCGTCCAGGTCGCCGACCGCCGCGTGGAGGCGGCCGAGACGCTCACGAAGGCCATGCCCGGCTGGCTGCGCCAGGGCCTGGAGGCCCATGTCACGGTGGACGGCAGGGTCCGCGCCATGCGCGACCCGCTCGCGTACACGGAACTGCTGTGCGCCATCCACCCGGTGGGCACGCCCCAGGTGTGCGTGGACCGCATCACCGCCACCGCGGAGCGCACGGGCATCACGCGCTTCGCGTTCCTCGTGGAGGGCTCAGGCGACCTGACGACAACGGAGGACAACGTCCGCCGCCTGGGCACGGAAGTACTCCCCCAGCTGACCTAG
- a CDS encoding SCO5389 family protein, giving the protein MSLDVSPALLEQAERGEVDEAAFVDCVRTSLPYAWEMISSLVAQLKVDGGEFADNQTPPPDEQARGQLLRALASDAIRGALQRHFGVRLAFQNCHRVAVFPLDASADDRLAKFTSIRGQLLNQSPELRDC; this is encoded by the coding sequence ATGTCGCTCGACGTCTCACCGGCACTGTTGGAACAGGCCGAGCGAGGCGAGGTCGACGAAGCTGCCTTCGTCGACTGCGTCCGGACCTCCCTGCCTTACGCATGGGAGATGATCAGCTCCCTGGTGGCCCAGCTGAAGGTCGACGGCGGCGAGTTCGCCGACAACCAGACGCCGCCGCCGGACGAGCAGGCGCGCGGACAGCTGCTGCGCGCGCTCGCGAGTGACGCGATCCGCGGCGCCCTGCAGCGCCACTTCGGGGTACGTCTGGCGTTCCAGAACTGCCACCGGGTGGCGGTGTTCCCTCTGGACGCCTCGGCGGACGACAGGCTGGCCAAGTTCACTTCCATCCGGGGCCAGCTGCTGAACCAGTCGCCTGAACTGCGGGACTGCTAA
- a CDS encoding ABC transporter permease, producing the protein MAPAPAAPAPPSAWQQAMNNAYTSPIPIKRTNLGHALSSEWTKIKSVRSTMWTLGVFLLLVIGIGLLAVAQTDDADYVDVPYTIPAFFGLILGQICLITLGVLVTSSEYGTGMIRTTFTASPQRSRVLAAKALVFFVIAFVVSAGSIFFVGLVASGAHSGPGVGEVSWIDTVFKGGLYVSLLGVLALAVGSILRHSAGAITTMLGVVLVPAIMPAFLGIWSSTEKLGEKMEEYNAISSLAEIFKIDSSLDGGGGGQLVLLVVVTAAALVGAFALLEKRDV; encoded by the coding sequence ATGGCCCCGGCGCCCGCCGCGCCCGCGCCGCCCTCCGCGTGGCAGCAGGCGATGAACAACGCGTACACCTCGCCGATCCCGATCAAGAGGACCAACCTCGGTCACGCCCTCTCCTCGGAGTGGACGAAGATCAAGTCGGTCCGCTCCACGATGTGGACGCTCGGCGTCTTCCTGCTCCTGGTCATCGGCATCGGCCTGCTCGCGGTCGCGCAGACGGACGACGCCGACTACGTGGACGTGCCGTACACCATCCCGGCGTTCTTCGGCCTCATCCTCGGCCAGATCTGCCTGATCACCCTGGGCGTCCTGGTCACGTCGTCCGAGTACGGCACGGGCATGATCCGCACGACGTTCACCGCGTCGCCGCAGCGGTCCCGCGTGCTCGCGGCGAAGGCCCTGGTCTTCTTCGTGATCGCCTTCGTCGTCTCCGCGGGCTCCATCTTCTTCGTGGGCCTCGTGGCCTCGGGCGCGCACAGCGGCCCGGGGGTCGGCGAGGTCTCGTGGATCGACACGGTCTTCAAGGGCGGTCTGTACGTCTCGCTGCTCGGCGTGCTCGCGCTCGCCGTCGGCTCGATACTGCGTCACTCCGCCGGTGCGATCACCACGATGCTCGGTGTGGTGCTCGTCCCCGCGATCATGCCGGCGTTCCTCGGCATCTGGTCGAGCACCGAGAAGCTGGGCGAGAAGATGGAGGAGTACAACGCCATCAGCTCGCTCGCCGAGATCTTCAAGATCGACTCCAGCCTCGACGGCGGTGGCGGCGGTCAGCTGGTGCTGCTCGTCGTCGTCACGGCGGCCGCCCTGGTCGGCGCCTTCGCCCTGCTGGAGAAGCGCGACGTCTGA
- a CDS encoding STAS domain-containing protein, translating into MHIRGDQAQLVVGGRLDVRSAADARTVLHSAVDDGAGDLVLDLSELDSWDATGLGVIMGAHRRAGRCGRRLVLRDVPPQMQRLLVATRLHRILAIEGGIGVESLPRV; encoded by the coding sequence ATGCACATCAGGGGCGACCAGGCCCAGCTGGTCGTCGGGGGACGCCTCGACGTGCGCAGCGCGGCGGACGCCCGGACGGTCCTGCACTCGGCCGTCGACGACGGAGCCGGTGACCTGGTGCTCGACCTGTCCGAACTCGACTCCTGGGACGCCACGGGGCTCGGCGTCATCATGGGCGCGCACCGGCGCGCCGGGCGGTGCGGACGCAGGCTCGTCCTGCGCGACGTGCCACCGCAGATGCAGCGCCTGCTCGTCGCCACCCGACTGCACCGCATCCTCGCCATCGAGGGCGGCATCGGCGTCGAATCGCTTCCTCGCGTCTGA
- a CDS encoding ABC transporter ATP-binding protein: MAIISTAGLARTFAAKSGPVEAVRGIDLTVEPGEILGFLGPNGAGKTTTLRMLTTLLPPTGGAATVAGCDLVRDPAGVRARIGYVAQSGGVDPQETVRDELVLQGRLYHLPKAEAAARAVELAADLGLTELLGRGTAALSGGQRRRLDIALGLVHRPAVLFLDEPTTGLDPASRADLWALVRSLRAEHGTTVFLTTHYLDEADALADRIVVVDKGVVVAEGTPAALKERYAGSPDATLQDAFLAITGRGPAPVDTAPVAV, from the coding sequence ATGGCAATCATCAGTACCGCCGGACTCGCCCGGACCTTCGCCGCCAAGAGCGGCCCCGTCGAGGCCGTGCGCGGCATCGACCTGACCGTGGAGCCCGGCGAGATCCTCGGCTTCCTGGGACCGAACGGCGCGGGCAAGACGACCACCCTGCGGATGCTCACCACGCTCCTGCCGCCCACCGGCGGCGCCGCCACCGTCGCGGGCTGCGACCTGGTGCGGGACCCGGCGGGCGTGCGCGCGCGGATCGGGTACGTCGCCCAGTCCGGCGGCGTCGACCCGCAGGAAACCGTGCGCGACGAGCTGGTCCTCCAGGGGCGGCTCTACCACCTGCCGAAGGCCGAAGCCGCGGCCCGCGCCGTGGAGTTGGCGGCGGACCTGGGCCTGACGGAGCTGCTCGGCCGCGGCACCGCCGCGCTCTCCGGCGGCCAGCGGCGCAGGCTCGACATCGCGCTCGGCCTCGTCCACCGCCCGGCCGTCCTCTTCCTCGACGAGCCGACCACGGGGCTCGACCCGGCCAGCCGCGCCGACCTGTGGGCGCTGGTGCGCAGCCTGCGCGCGGAGCACGGCACCACGGTCTTCCTCACCACGCACTATCTGGACGAGGCCGACGCCCTCGCCGACCGGATCGTCGTCGTGGACAAGGGCGTGGTCGTCGCCGAGGGCACCCCGGCCGCGCTCAAGGAGCGGTACGCGGGGTCGCCCGACGCCACGCTCCAAGACGCGTTCCTCGCCATCACCGGGCGCGGCCCGGCCCCCGTGGACACCGCGCCGGTCGCGGTCTGA
- a CDS encoding cob(I)yrinic acid a,c-diamide adenosyltransferase codes for MVNLTRIYTRTGDQGTTALGDMSRTAKTDLRISAYADANEANAAIGTAIALGGLGTEVVAVLTRVQNDLFDVGADLCTPVVEDPKYPPLRVEQAYVDKLEADCDRFNEDLEKLRSFILPGGTPGAALLHQACTVVRRAERSTWGALEAHGETMNPLTATYLNRLSDLLFILARTANKEVGDVLWVPGGER; via the coding sequence ATGGTCAATCTGACGCGCATCTACACCCGTACCGGCGACCAGGGCACCACCGCCCTCGGCGACATGAGCAGGACCGCCAAGACCGACCTGCGGATCTCCGCGTACGCCGACGCGAACGAGGCCAACGCCGCGATCGGCACGGCCATCGCGCTCGGCGGCCTCGGCACGGAGGTCGTGGCGGTCCTCACCCGGGTCCAGAACGACCTCTTCGACGTGGGCGCCGATCTGTGCACCCCCGTCGTCGAGGACCCGAAGTACCCGCCGCTGCGCGTCGAGCAGGCGTACGTCGACAAGCTGGAGGCGGACTGCGACCGCTTCAACGAGGACCTGGAGAAGCTGCGCAGCTTCATCCTGCCGGGCGGTACGCCGGGGGCGGCGCTCCTGCACCAGGCGTGCACGGTGGTGCGGCGGGCCGAGCGCTCCACGTGGGGCGCCCTCGAGGCGCACGGCGAGACGATGAACCCGCTCACCGCCACGTACCTCAACCGCCTCTCCGACCTCCTGTTCATCCTCGCGCGGACGGCCAACAAGGAGGTCGGGGACGTGTTGTGGGTCCCGGGCGGGGAGCGCTGA
- a CDS encoding ABC transporter permease, translated as MLLHDTALLFRRYARQTLNSRFQMLFGVLMPLLYLLFFGPLLTDLPLAADGDSWQVLVPGLLLQLSLFGASFSGFALILENSWGVVERMRVTPVSRLALLLGRLLRDAALFVFQSVLLVLAALAMGLRAPLAGILIGFAFVALLTVALAALSYALALKVRTPQEFGPTVNGLAMPSMLLSGLMLPMTLGPGWLDVLSHFTPFRYLVDAVRDAYVGEYATAHMLYGVLVAVGFALAAVTVGTRVVRSAGS; from the coding sequence ATGCTTCTGCACGACACCGCGCTGCTGTTCAGGCGCTATGCCCGCCAGACCCTGAACTCCCGCTTCCAGATGCTCTTCGGGGTCCTCATGCCCCTGCTGTACCTGCTGTTCTTCGGCCCGCTGCTCACAGATCTGCCGCTGGCCGCGGACGGCGACTCCTGGCAGGTCCTGGTGCCGGGCCTGCTGCTCCAACTCAGCCTGTTCGGCGCCTCGTTCAGCGGCTTCGCGCTCATCCTGGAGAACAGCTGGGGCGTGGTCGAGCGGATGCGCGTGACGCCGGTCAGCAGGCTCGCGCTGCTGCTCGGGCGGCTGCTGCGGGACGCCGCGCTCTTCGTCTTCCAGTCGGTGCTGCTCGTCCTGGCCGCCCTGGCGATGGGGTTGCGGGCGCCGCTCGCCGGAATCCTGATCGGCTTCGCGTTCGTGGCCCTGCTGACCGTCGCGCTCGCCGCCCTGTCGTACGCGCTCGCCCTCAAGGTCCGCACCCCGCAGGAGTTCGGCCCGACGGTCAACGGGCTCGCCATGCCGTCCATGCTGCTCTCCGGCCTGATGCTGCCGATGACCCTCGGCCCCGGCTGGCTGGACGTGCTCTCGCACTTCACGCCGTTCCGCTACCTCGTGGACGCGGTCCGCGACGCGTACGTCGGCGAGTACGCCACCGCGCACATGCTGTACGGCGTCCTGGTCGCCGTCGGCTTCGCCCTCGCCGCCGTGACGGTCGGCACCCGCGTCGTGCGCTCCGCCGGGTCCTAG
- a CDS encoding 3-hydroxyacyl-CoA dehydrogenase family protein yields MARKLAVIGAGLMGSGIAQVSAQAGWDVVLRDVTDEALTRGTDGIKASYEKFVGKGKLDAADAEAALARITTTTDLDAAADADVVVEAVFEKLEVKHEIFRTLDKLVRDETVLASNTSAIPITKIAAVTQRPERVVGAHFFSPVPLMQLCELVRGHKTSDETLATAREFAESVGKTCIVVNRDVAGFVTTRLISALVVEAAKLYESGVATAEDIDIACKLGFGHAMGPLATADLTGVDILLHATDNIYTESQDEKFAAPELMRRMVDAGDIGRKSGQGFYKH; encoded by the coding sequence GTGGCACGAAAGCTCGCCGTCATCGGAGCCGGACTCATGGGGTCCGGTATCGCCCAGGTCTCCGCCCAGGCGGGCTGGGACGTGGTCCTGCGCGACGTCACCGACGAGGCGCTGACCCGCGGCACCGACGGCATCAAGGCCTCGTACGAGAAGTTCGTGGGCAAGGGCAAGCTCGACGCCGCGGACGCCGAGGCGGCTCTCGCCCGCATCACGACCACCACCGACCTGGACGCCGCCGCCGACGCGGACGTCGTCGTCGAGGCCGTCTTCGAGAAGCTGGAGGTCAAGCACGAGATCTTCCGCACGCTCGACAAGCTCGTGCGGGACGAGACCGTGCTCGCCTCCAACACCTCCGCCATCCCGATCACCAAGATCGCGGCCGTCACGCAGCGGCCCGAGCGGGTCGTCGGCGCCCACTTCTTCTCGCCGGTGCCCCTGATGCAGCTGTGCGAGCTCGTCCGCGGCCACAAGACCAGCGACGAAACCCTGGCCACCGCCCGCGAGTTCGCCGAGTCCGTCGGCAAGACCTGCATCGTCGTCAACCGCGACGTCGCGGGCTTCGTGACCACCCGCCTCATCTCCGCCCTCGTCGTCGAGGCCGCCAAGCTCTACGAGTCGGGCGTCGCGACCGCCGAGGACATCGACATCGCCTGCAAGCTCGGCTTCGGCCACGCCATGGGCCCGCTCGCCACCGCGGACCTCACCGGCGTCGACATCCTGCTGCACGCCACCGACAACATCTACACCGAGTCGCAGGACGAGAAGTTCGCCGCCCCCGAGCTGATGCGCCGGATGGTTGACGCCGGTGACATCGGCCGCAAGAGCGGGCAGGGCTTCTACAAGCACTGA
- the nucS gene encoding endonuclease NucS, with product MRLVIARCSVDYAGRLTAHLPSAPRLILVKADGSVSIHADDRAYKPLNWMSPPCTLKEGSGDESHLWTVTNKAGEKLIITMEEVLHDSTHELGVDPGLIKDGVEAHLQELLADRIETLGEGYSLIRREYMTAIGPVDILCRDADGGTVAVEIKRRGEIDGVEQLTRYLELLNRDPHLAPVKGVFAAQEIKPQARVLATDRGISCTVLDYDAMRGIEDDKLRLF from the coding sequence ATGCGTCTCGTCATCGCCCGCTGCTCCGTGGACTACGCGGGCCGGCTCACCGCCCACCTCCCGTCGGCCCCCCGCCTGATCCTCGTCAAGGCGGACGGCAGCGTCTCCATCCACGCTGACGACCGGGCCTACAAGCCCCTCAACTGGATGTCGCCGCCGTGCACCCTGAAGGAGGGCTCGGGCGACGAATCCCATCTGTGGACCGTCACGAACAAGGCGGGCGAGAAGCTCATCATCACGATGGAGGAAGTGCTGCACGACTCCACGCACGAGCTGGGCGTGGATCCCGGTCTCATCAAGGACGGCGTGGAAGCACACCTTCAGGAGCTGCTCGCCGATCGGATCGAGACACTCGGCGAGGGCTACTCGCTGATCCGCCGCGAGTACATGACGGCGATCGGGCCCGTCGACATCCTCTGCCGCGACGCCGACGGCGGGACCGTCGCCGTCGAGATCAAGCGCCGCGGCGAGATCGACGGCGTGGAGCAACTCACCCGCTATCTGGAACTGTTGAACCGCGACCCGCACCTCGCGCCGGTCAAGGGCGTCTTCGCCGCCCAGGAGATCAAGCCGCAGGCCCGCGTCCTGGCCACGGACCGGGGCATCAGCTGCACCGTCCTCGACTACGACGCGATGCGCGGCATCGAGGACGACAAGCTGCGGCTCTTCTGA
- a CDS encoding ATP/GTP-binding protein, with the protein MSPRRNRPKGAGESAPVPDAEPSGRYGGFERTEDWQGEDWRVRRVAGASAAGKTYRCPGCDQEIPSGLAHVVAWPAYSGVDERRHWHTGCWGAKDRRGVKERRSRNAPRY; encoded by the coding sequence GTGTCGCCGCGTCGCAACCGCCCCAAGGGCGCCGGAGAGTCCGCACCGGTCCCGGACGCGGAGCCGTCCGGGCGTTACGGCGGTTTCGAGCGCACCGAGGACTGGCAGGGCGAGGACTGGCGGGTGCGCCGGGTGGCGGGCGCGAGCGCGGCGGGCAAGACGTACCGCTGTCCGGGCTGTGACCAGGAGATCCCGTCCGGCCTCGCGCACGTGGTGGCGTGGCCCGCGTACTCGGGCGTGGACGAGCGGCGGCACTGGCACACCGGCTGCTGGGGCGCGAAGGACCGGCGCGGCGTGAAGGAGCGCCGGTCGCGGAACGCGCCGCGGTACTGA
- a CDS encoding TetR/AcrR family transcriptional regulator produces the protein MAEGLRERKKRQTKQRISDIATGLFLERGFASVTVADVAEAADVSVNTVYNYFPAKEDLFLDRGADMADRLSRWVRGRRAGESAADAVLRELRTLVEGVSPTVGLFAGYADFMRVITDSPALRSRLWAFQQESLRDLETTLRAEAGPGGGHLPDLVAGQLDWLHAGVLAWIGTQMVQGRDPGEVSREALVLIDEMEEVLGERVLNYAVREAS, from the coding sequence ATGGCTGAGGGACTCAGGGAGCGCAAGAAGCGACAGACCAAGCAGCGGATCTCGGACATCGCGACCGGGCTCTTCCTGGAGCGCGGCTTCGCCTCCGTGACCGTCGCCGACGTCGCGGAGGCGGCGGACGTCTCCGTCAACACCGTCTACAACTACTTCCCGGCCAAGGAGGACCTCTTCCTCGACCGGGGCGCGGACATGGCCGACCGGCTCTCGCGCTGGGTGCGCGGCCGGCGCGCGGGCGAGTCCGCGGCCGACGCCGTCCTGCGCGAGCTGCGCACGCTCGTCGAGGGCGTCTCGCCCACCGTCGGACTCTTCGCGGGCTACGCCGACTTCATGCGGGTCATCACCGACTCGCCCGCCCTGCGCTCGCGGCTCTGGGCCTTCCAGCAGGAGAGCCTGCGGGACCTGGAGACCACGCTGCGCGCGGAGGCGGGCCCCGGCGGCGGCCATCTGCCGGACCTCGTCGCGGGCCAGCTCGACTGGCTGCACGCCGGCGTCCTGGCCTGGATCGGCACCCAGATGGTCCAGGGCCGCGACCCCGGCGAGGTGTCCCGCGAGGCACTCGTCCTCATCGACGAGATGGAGGAGGTCCTCGGCGAACGGGTCCTCAACTACGCCGTCCGCGAGGCCTCCTGA
- a CDS encoding ATP-binding protein, whose protein sequence is MDPTNRGPEEYGRDGRDDYDGRADDGYADHEGRDGYAGQDGYDADAPDAHDGAAPENRPPQTDASTGPASAHGPGIPGLGAPAPGPVRAVRLVSGDFLLTINPIDGSEIEPCPPGEQPARPHKYTAAERAERRRAALPPAPTGPALPRTPLLGRQEERERLVRLLARGRSVRLTGPAGSGRTALLDAVAEDCADLAPDGVIRLSGYHRTPTDLLYDLCATVHDTRQYRPDRALLAELVGEIGAVVVLDDLEFGGAALEELLDATPECAFLVAATPDVAAPAPESHLEEVFLGGLGRGGALELLERAVGRVLTDDEADWAGDLWFESEGLPLRFVQAGALLRQRDRLRAGDDVPLPSLADGAAPAALLASRLGPSARAALRFAVALGGELPHPAHLPALVGDTHADAALAELVDCALVTPVGGHYRLAAGVRVQLENAGYADDAATHAQSAAQHYAWWSGHPSVAAERVAAEADAVLAALTALVAARGGAPVTPVAVADEPSAAVLLARTVAPAFAAGLHWGAWERALRAGQEASRTAGEVAEEAYFHHELGILALCGGRLDRARAELEASIGLRGVLADKRGTIAGRRALALVADRSGGVLPGGRTAAGEEVPDARSEESASPPGGVSTAFVPPLPPVPTASPDEAETVVTRQAGPPPAPVRGPAPTRRAILRGTRRNLVAAGAGALLVAVLGTVVTLGATSDNNDGGSHDKVRTDQSASADDDGGGLGADKPSDGSSHRPADPGRDGVPGTSDDPTPPSGSGSPSHGDGDGDGDGTASPSGKPSGKPSDKPTNPPTTKPPTSRPPATRPPTSRPPTSRPPTTQPPTSQPPTSQPPTAPSSPNTSNSASGPVTSSAPVSSSAGSPSDGGPGPSTA, encoded by the coding sequence ATGGACCCGACGAACCGGGGACCGGAGGAGTACGGCCGCGACGGCCGTGACGACTACGACGGCCGTGCCGACGACGGTTACGCGGACCACGAAGGCCGCGACGGCTACGCAGGCCAGGACGGTTACGACGCCGACGCGCCCGACGCCCACGACGGCGCGGCGCCGGAGAACCGCCCGCCGCAGACCGACGCCTCGACGGGACCCGCGAGCGCCCACGGGCCCGGCATACCCGGCCTCGGCGCGCCCGCACCCGGACCCGTGCGCGCCGTGCGACTCGTCTCCGGCGACTTCCTGCTCACGATCAACCCCATAGACGGCAGCGAGATAGAACCCTGCCCGCCCGGCGAGCAGCCCGCGCGCCCCCACAAGTACACCGCCGCCGAGCGCGCCGAACGCCGCCGGGCCGCCCTGCCGCCCGCGCCCACCGGCCCCGCCCTGCCCCGCACCCCGCTCCTCGGCCGCCAGGAGGAGCGCGAACGCCTGGTACGGCTGCTCGCCCGCGGCCGCTCCGTGCGCCTGACCGGGCCCGCGGGCTCCGGGCGCACCGCGCTGCTCGACGCCGTCGCCGAGGACTGCGCGGACCTCGCCCCCGACGGCGTGATCCGTCTCTCCGGCTACCACCGGACACCGACGGACCTCCTGTACGACCTGTGCGCCACCGTCCACGACACCCGGCAGTACCGCCCCGACCGGGCCCTGCTCGCCGAACTCGTCGGCGAGATAGGCGCCGTCGTCGTCCTCGACGACCTGGAGTTCGGCGGCGCCGCGCTCGAAGAGCTCCTCGACGCCACACCCGAGTGCGCCTTCCTCGTCGCCGCGACCCCCGACGTCGCCGCGCCCGCCCCCGAGTCGCACCTCGAAGAGGTCTTCCTCGGCGGACTCGGCCGCGGCGGCGCCCTGGAGCTCCTGGAGCGCGCCGTCGGTCGCGTCCTCACCGACGACGAGGCCGACTGGGCGGGCGACCTGTGGTTCGAGTCCGAGGGCCTGCCGCTGCGCTTCGTACAGGCCGGGGCGCTCCTCAGGCAGCGCGACCGGCTGCGCGCGGGGGACGACGTGCCGCTGCCCTCGCTCGCCGACGGCGCCGCGCCCGCCGCCCTGCTCGCCTCCCGGCTCGGCCCGTCCGCGCGCGCCGCGCTGCGGTTCGCCGTCGCGCTCGGCGGGGAGCTGCCGCACCCGGCTCATCTGCCCGCGCTCGTCGGCGACACCCACGCCGACGCGGCGCTCGCCGAGCTCGTCGACTGCGCCCTCGTGACCCCCGTCGGCGGGCACTACCGGCTCGCCGCCGGAGTGCGCGTCCAACTGGAGAACGCCGGGTACGCCGACGACGCCGCCACGCACGCCCAGTCCGCCGCCCAGCACTACGCCTGGTGGTCCGGGCACCCCTCGGTCGCCGCCGAGCGCGTCGCCGCCGAGGCGGACGCGGTGCTCGCGGCGCTCACCGCGCTCGTCGCGGCCCGCGGCGGGGCGCCCGTCACCCCGGTCGCCGTCGCCGATGAGCCGTCCGCCGCGGTGCTGCTCGCCCGCACCGTCGCGCCCGCCTTCGCCGCCGGGCTCCACTGGGGCGCCTGGGAGCGGGCCCTGCGCGCCGGCCAGGAGGCGTCCCGCACGGCCGGCGAGGTGGCCGAAGAGGCCTACTTCCACCACGAGTTGGGGATCCTCGCGCTCTGCGGCGGGCGGCTCGACCGGGCCCGCGCCGAACTGGAGGCCTCCATCGGCCTGCGCGGCGTCCTCGCCGACAAGCGCGGCACGATCGCGGGCCGCCGGGCCCTCGCCCTGGTCGCCGACCGCTCCGGCGGGGTGCTGCCCGGGGGCCGCACCGCGGCGGGCGAGGAGGTGCCCGACGCCCGGTCCGAGGAGTCCGCCTCGCCGCCCGGCGGGGTGTCCACCGCCTTCGTGCCGCCCCTTCCGCCCGTGCCGACCGCCTCGCCCGACGAGGCGGAGACGGTGGTCACCCGGCAGGCCGGGCCGCCGCCCGCGCCGGTCCGCGGGCCCGCGCCCACCCGCCGCGCCATCCTGCGCGGCACGCGCCGCAACCTGGTCGCCGCCGGGGCGGGCGCGCTGCTCGTGGCCGTGCTCGGCACGGTGGTGACGCTCGGCGCGACCTCCGACAACAACGACGGCGGGTCGCACGACAAGGTCCGTACCGACCAGTCCGCGAGCGCGGACGACGACGGTGGCGGCCTCGGCGCCGACAAGCCGTCCGACGGCTCCTCGCACCGTCCCGCCGACCCCGGCAGGGACGGTGTGCCCGGCACCTCCGACGACCCGACGCCGCCCAGCGGCAGCGGCAGCCCGTCGCACGGCGACGGCGACGGTGACGGCGACGGCACGGCGAGCCCCTCCGGCAAGCCCAGCGGCAAGCCGTCGGACAAGCCCACCAACCCGCCGACGACGAAGCCGCCCACGTCCAGGCCGCCCGCCACCCGCCCGCCGACGTCCCGGCCCCCGACGTCCAGGCCGCCGACCACGCAGCCCCCGACGTCCCAGCCGCCCACGTCGCAGCCGCCGACGGCCCCGTCCTCGCCGAATACCTCGAACTCGGCGAGCGGCCCGGTGACGTCCTCGGCCCCGGTGAGCAGCAGCGCCGGCTCGCCCTCCGACGGCGGGCCGGGCCCGTCGACCGCCTGA